The genome window TGGGAGAGATCGTCGAGATATTCGACGGGAGAAGCGGGGCCTGGGACGCTGAGGTGATCGAGGCGCGAAAGAAGGCGGGCGTGCTGCGCGTCGCGAGCCAGGTCGCGCCGCAGCGCGATCCGCCGGATCTCTGGCTGGTCTTCGCGCCGATCAAGCGGACGCGCACCGATTTCATCGTAGAAAAGGCAGCCGAGATGGGCGCGCGGCGGATCGTGCCGGTCCAGACCGACTTCACCAATTCGGAGCGAGTCCGCCGCGACCGGCTGCAGGCCCACGCGATCGAGGCGGCCGAGCAATGCGGCGGTACCTTCGTGCCCGAAGTGGCCGACATCGCGCGACTCGACAGGATGCTGGACGACTGGCCGGCAAATCGGCGGCTCATGTTCTGCGACGAAGGATTGGCGGGGCAAGGTGCGTCGCTGCCGGAGGTGAAGGGCCCATGGGCCATCCTGATCGGGCCGGAAGGCGGCTTCTCGGAGAGCGAGCGTAGCCGGCTGGCGGCAATGGAGGCCGCGCATCCCGTTGCGCTGGGCCCGCGAATCCTGCGCGCGGACACGGCTGCGGTGGCCGCGTTGACGCTCTGGCAGATGCGTCTGGGAGATTGGTCGTGAGCTTTCTCAGGCCCGGCGCGCTCGAAACGATCCTGCGCTGGCGCGAGGCTGCGATTGGTGCGGCGGCGGCTGCGCTCGGTCTCTACTGGGCTTGGAGCGATCCCGGCATCATGCGTTGGGTCGGGGTGGCCTTCGTGTTGGGCGGGGTGGCCATCGCGCGAGAGGGGCTGTCGCGGGCCCGTCGTCCGGGCGACGGCGGTGGTCCGGGCGTCGTCGAGGTGACGGAGCGGCAGATCGCCTATTTCTCGGCCGAGGGGGGCGGCGCGGTGGCGGTCGACGACCTGATCCGGGTCCATGTCGACACTACGATCGACGGACCCTATCAATCCGACATCTTCTGGGTGCTGACACCTGAAAGCGGCCAAGCGCTGCATATCCCGGGCGATGCGGAAGGGGCGGCCAAGATATTCGACGCGCTCGCCCCGCTCGAGGGGGTGGATTACGCCGCGGCAATCCGGGCAACCTCGAAGACCGAAGCCGGCCGTTTCCTTGTTTGGGAGCGTTCTGGCACGGGCAATCCGCGTCTGTCGCATTGACTTCGCCGATCCGCCGGGCCAAGCCCGACCGGAACGAGAGACGTCTGGAGGCCCGCAGCCCATGTCCATCCCCCAATCCGGCGGCGGCCCGATCGAGCGTCACGAGCAGCTCGCGCAATATCTCGCGGATGGTTGCAAGCCGCGCGAGGATTGGCGGATCGGGACCGAGCACGAGAAGTTCGGCTATTGCAAGGACACGCTGAAGCCGCTGCCCTATGACGGCGAGCGATCGATCCACACGATGCTGTCGGGTCTCAGGGACCGGTTCGGCTGGCACCCCGTGAGCGAGGACGGCAAGCTTATCGGGCTCGAGAAGGACGGGGCGAATATCAGCCTCGAGCCGGGCGGTCAGCTCGAATTGTCGGGCGCGCCGCTCGAGACGATCCACGGTACCTGCGACGAGGTGAACGACCATCTGGCGCAGGTGAAGGCGGTGGCCGACGATATCGGCGTGGGCTTCATCGGGCTGGGGGCCGCGCCACACTGGACGCATGACGACATGCCGTTGATGCCGAAGGGGCGCTACAAGCTCATGGACGGCTACATGCGCAAGGTCGGCAGCTTGGGGCTCCAGATGATGCGACGGACCTGCACGGTGCAGGTCAATCTCGATTTCTCCTCCGAGGCCGACATGGTGCAGAAGCTGCGGGTTGGCCTGGCTCTGCAGCCTGTTGCGACCGCGCTCTTCGCCAATTCGCCGTTCCTCGAAGGCAAGCCGAACGGCCACAAGTCCTGGCGGTCGCGCATCTGGCGCGATC of Palleronia sp. LCG004 contains these proteins:
- a CDS encoding 16S rRNA (uracil(1498)-N(3))-methyltransferase encodes the protein MPSKIRLYVDHAPGEGQTVPLDAAQAHYIFGVMRKGVGEIVEIFDGRSGAWDAEVIEARKKAGVLRVASQVAPQRDPPDLWLVFAPIKRTRTDFIVEKAAEMGARRIVPVQTDFTNSERVRRDRLQAHAIEAAEQCGGTFVPEVADIARLDRMLDDWPANRRLMFCDEGLAGQGASLPEVKGPWAILIGPEGGFSESERSRLAAMEAAHPVALGPRILRADTAAVAALTLWQMRLGDWS
- a CDS encoding glutamate--cysteine ligase gives rise to the protein MSIPQSGGGPIERHEQLAQYLADGCKPREDWRIGTEHEKFGYCKDTLKPLPYDGERSIHTMLSGLRDRFGWHPVSEDGKLIGLEKDGANISLEPGGQLELSGAPLETIHGTCDEVNDHLAQVKAVADDIGVGFIGLGAAPHWTHDDMPLMPKGRYKLMDGYMRKVGSLGLQMMRRTCTVQVNLDFSSEADMVQKLRVGLALQPVATALFANSPFLEGKPNGHKSWRSRIWRDLDADRTGMLPFVFEDGFGFEAWTEYALDVPMYFVYRDGRYVDALGQSFRDFLKGELPALPGERPTLSDWADHLTTIFPEARVKRFLEMRGADGGPWRRLCALPAFWVGLLYDQGALDAAWDLCKDWTAEEREALRVAASVDGLQAKVGRISMRDVARETLNIAERGLRARARPGAGGLIPDETHFLNALKESVEADRIPSDELLELYHGEWQGDVTRVFASHSY